A portion of the Sandaracinobacteroides saxicola genome contains these proteins:
- a CDS encoding FAD-dependent monooxygenase, translated as MANDANQVMIIGAGPVGMTMAAHLARFGVGVRIVDKRAGPVEHSHASVVHTRTREMFDAMGIAEDFNAQGHRFEELSFHALGRHLATVRLFGVDGDQDRGPLDIGQDKTERILIAHLAALGVVVERPVEAVAVEQDAGSCRVTLRHPDGREEIAEAAYVCGCEGSNSIVRKTADIPFEGERYTGFEFVQTDARVHASLVPGRGYVFINHDRFLGLFPFDGKGLYRVLCARPDQDATDTSDPTLLEMENIVRDVVDPQATLSDPLWLNRFRTQHRVAGAFRAGARMFIAGDAGHVHVPVAGQGMNTGMQDAFNLSWKLASVIRGWAPASLLDSYDAERQPKAERLINFTDGGFRRLVTPNAATEAAIRLLGASFLNTTRVQDRLRAAVEEVDLHYRGGALAESYDGSGGVLGGDRVPDAQVVRGPGRRASRIQQLFRGTHWTALFLAGKRGDAHDLIDIADELVGIYGERIKAFVITPTLCFGNGDAALVELVHDVDDEAHHAFGVSDPTLILVRPDWYVGLRCSAHNASAIENYLAKVLIATPSAVAA; from the coding sequence ATGGCTAATGATGCGAACCAAGTGATGATCATCGGCGCAGGCCCCGTCGGCATGACGATGGCGGCGCACCTCGCGCGCTTCGGTGTTGGGGTCAGGATCGTCGACAAGCGCGCCGGGCCCGTGGAACATAGCCATGCGAGCGTCGTCCACACCCGCACCCGAGAGATGTTCGACGCGATGGGCATTGCGGAGGACTTCAACGCGCAAGGGCATCGCTTCGAGGAGCTTAGCTTTCATGCGCTGGGGCGGCACCTTGCGACTGTCCGCCTGTTCGGCGTCGACGGCGATCAGGACCGAGGACCGCTCGACATCGGCCAGGACAAGACCGAGCGCATCCTCATCGCGCATCTCGCTGCGCTCGGCGTTGTTGTCGAGCGGCCCGTCGAAGCTGTCGCCGTCGAGCAGGACGCCGGCAGCTGCCGCGTCACGCTGAGACACCCTGACGGTCGCGAGGAGATTGCCGAGGCGGCCTATGTGTGCGGCTGCGAAGGCTCGAACAGTATCGTCCGCAAGACGGCTGACATCCCTTTCGAGGGCGAGCGCTACACGGGTTTCGAGTTCGTCCAGACCGATGCGCGGGTGCATGCCTCGCTCGTGCCGGGTCGCGGTTACGTCTTTATCAACCACGACCGCTTCCTCGGCCTGTTTCCATTCGACGGAAAGGGCCTCTACCGCGTGCTGTGCGCCCGGCCCGACCAGGATGCGACCGACACTTCGGATCCGACGCTGCTTGAAATGGAAAATATCGTCCGTGACGTCGTCGATCCGCAAGCGACGCTATCGGACCCGCTCTGGCTCAACCGTTTCCGCACTCAGCACCGTGTTGCGGGTGCCTTCCGCGCCGGCGCACGGATGTTCATCGCCGGCGATGCCGGTCACGTCCATGTCCCTGTAGCGGGCCAAGGCATGAACACGGGCATGCAGGACGCGTTCAACCTGTCCTGGAAGCTTGCGTCGGTTATTCGGGGCTGGGCGCCAGCGTCGCTCCTCGACAGCTACGATGCCGAGCGCCAGCCCAAGGCGGAACGCCTTATTAACTTCACCGACGGCGGCTTCCGTCGTCTCGTGACCCCAAACGCGGCGACAGAGGCGGCAATTCGGCTGCTTGGCGCCTCGTTTCTCAACACAACGCGGGTTCAAGATAGACTGCGTGCGGCGGTGGAGGAAGTCGACCTCCATTACCGCGGCGGTGCGCTTGCCGAATCATACGACGGCTCAGGAGGTGTGCTGGGCGGTGACCGTGTCCCCGATGCGCAGGTCGTGCGCGGGCCTGGTCGTCGCGCGTCGCGCATCCAGCAGCTGTTCCGGGGCACTCACTGGACTGCGCTGTTCCTTGCGGGCAAGCGCGGCGATGCGCACGACCTGATCGACATCGCCGATGAGCTGGTCGGCATATACGGCGAACGAATCAAGGCGTTCGTCATCACGCCAACGCTGTGCTTCGGAAACGGAGACGCCGCCCTCGTCGAACTTGTCCATGACGTCGACGACGAAGCGCATCATGCCTTTGGAGTCTCTGACCCTACGCTGATCCTCGTTCGCCCCGACTGGTATGTCGGCCTGCGCTGCAGCGCGCACAATGCCTCAGCGATCGAGAACTACCTCGCCAAGGTGCTCATTGCGACACCGAGCGCGGTCGCGGCCTGA
- a CDS encoding isochorismatase family protein — protein sequence MRLNAAQTALLLIDLQPGSIAMLEAEVASDLETSVDALRRVADIHAVPIIATAGKRPEGSHLIAALDDLARIDRMTADAFDDGELANAVFALGRKTLITAGVATDIGVAFAVESAIGLGLDVVVPLDACATTTPIAAGAAQARLVQLGARIATVQAVAAGLMRRFDGPTAAATAPIIAALAEAANGRRPSTR from the coding sequence ATGCGCCTCAACGCCGCCCAGACCGCACTGCTGCTCATCGACCTGCAGCCCGGCTCAATTGCCATGCTCGAGGCCGAAGTCGCGAGCGATTTGGAGACCAGCGTCGACGCGTTGCGGCGCGTTGCCGACATACACGCGGTGCCGATCATCGCCACAGCGGGCAAGCGGCCCGAGGGCTCGCATCTGATCGCGGCACTGGACGATCTTGCCCGGATCGACCGCATGACCGCCGACGCCTTCGACGATGGCGAGTTGGCCAATGCGGTGTTTGCTTTGGGTCGGAAGACGCTGATCACCGCCGGGGTTGCAACCGACATTGGCGTGGCGTTTGCGGTCGAAAGCGCGATCGGCCTCGGGCTGGACGTCGTCGTCCCGCTCGACGCATGCGCAACGACGACCCCGATCGCCGCAGGTGCCGCGCAGGCCCGACTGGTCCAGCTGGGCGCTCGAATCGCAACTGTCCAAGCGGTCGCCGCCGGGCTGATGCGCCGCTTCGACGGACCGACTGCCGCGGCGACCGCGCCGATTATCGCAGCGCTTGCCGAGGCGGCGAATGGGCGAAGGCCCTCGACCCGATGA
- a CDS encoding HlyD family secretion protein yields MSDTPAPETAPATSTDAPRVPTSKRAIPLIILAGVALGGGGWWYSGRDLVSTDDAFVEAHVSEIRAEVAGRITAMRVRDNQVVAMGTPMFDIDPATYQIRVDRAEATLGQTQAQIGTAQLTVDQTRVQSPAAFESAQAQVSSAVATLARARADLARLRAIDPKVTTQQAIDLALSNERSAAAALADARARAASAGTVGTQIAVASNRVGELRATMAVQRADLASAQVDLQRTRVVAPVSGRVARRSAEVGSYAQPGQLLALVVQNDPWIVANLKETQLARVRIGDRVDITVDAYGGLKLRGVVDSIQAGSGSRFSAFPAENATGNFVKVVQRVPVKIRITSGLNPKLPLGPGMSVVSTIRVSN; encoded by the coding sequence ATGAGCGACACGCCCGCGCCTGAGACGGCACCCGCCACATCTACCGACGCCCCGCGTGTCCCGACCAGCAAGCGCGCGATCCCGCTCATCATTCTTGCGGGCGTCGCGCTGGGCGGCGGTGGCTGGTGGTATTCGGGGCGTGACCTCGTCTCAACTGACGATGCGTTCGTCGAGGCCCATGTCAGCGAGATAAGGGCCGAGGTGGCTGGCAGGATCACCGCGATGCGCGTGCGTGACAATCAGGTCGTCGCAATGGGCACGCCGATGTTCGATATTGACCCGGCGACCTACCAGATCCGCGTCGACCGCGCCGAAGCAACGCTGGGGCAGACGCAGGCGCAGATCGGCACCGCCCAGCTCACCGTCGATCAGACGCGCGTCCAGTCTCCCGCCGCGTTCGAAAGCGCGCAGGCGCAGGTGTCATCGGCCGTCGCGACGCTCGCCCGCGCCCGTGCTGATCTCGCACGGCTTCGCGCGATCGACCCGAAAGTTACGACGCAGCAGGCGATCGATCTCGCGCTTTCCAATGAGCGTTCGGCGGCAGCGGCACTCGCCGACGCGAGGGCGCGTGCCGCGTCGGCGGGCACGGTAGGCACGCAGATCGCAGTTGCGTCGAACCGTGTCGGAGAACTTCGCGCGACGATGGCGGTGCAGCGCGCCGACCTCGCCTCGGCGCAAGTCGACCTCCAGCGAACGCGGGTCGTCGCACCCGTAAGCGGCCGGGTCGCCCGCCGCTCGGCTGAGGTCGGGAGCTACGCGCAGCCTGGACAGCTCCTCGCGCTCGTCGTGCAGAACGATCCCTGGATCGTCGCCAATCTGAAGGAGACGCAGCTCGCGCGCGTGCGCATCGGTGACCGGGTTGACATCACGGTCGACGCCTATGGCGGCCTGAAGCTGAGAGGTGTGGTAGACTCAATCCAGGCCGGGTCTGGCTCACGCTTTTCGGCATTTCCGGCTGAGAACGCTACCGGCAACTTCGTCAAGGTCGTCCAGCGGGTGCCGGTCAAGATCCGTATCACCTCGGGCCTCAACCCCAAGCTGCCGTTGGGCCCGGGGATGTCGGTCGTGTCCACGATCCGGGTTTCAAACTGA
- a CDS encoding DHA2 family efflux MFS transporter permease subunit, translating to MASAVASVEPTAVPTAISERRRIVIALTVTIAAFMEVLDATIINVALRHIAGSLGAGSDESTWVLTAYLVSNGIVLPLAGWLSGLIGRKRFFIGSVLAFCALSLACGLATSLPMLVVFRLVQGIAGGGLQPSQQAILVDTFPPERRAFAFTLAGIATIIAPILGPALGGVITDNMSWRWVFLINVPVGVGAAYLLYRLLPDKPPTRDPEARRIDMIGLGLAIVAFGCLQVVLDKGQQEDWFTSPFILFFAGLSISAFMVGIWWLLGQRRPIIDLFLFRDRNFAIGCVLNFAMGVTIFAGAVLLPAMLQRDFNYTATWSGFVLAPAAIMILMLMPATRTLMSALSPRILIPFGFALTGAGMYLSSFIDPNQSFTMFVLFRCAQALGVLFLMVPISTITFADIRPRDSDNAASLVALSRNLGGSVGISLVTAYADRLSQAHQSALAAHLAPGSFGYEALRELYGRTMTSDTVSAKLYAELLRQSSILAYLTIYQWLAVLLLMCLPLALALRKPRNIGAISGARH from the coding sequence ATGGCGAGTGCGGTCGCCAGCGTGGAGCCGACCGCCGTCCCGACCGCGATCAGCGAGCGTCGGCGCATCGTAATAGCACTGACCGTGACGATCGCCGCCTTCATGGAGGTGCTCGACGCTACCATCATCAACGTCGCGTTGCGGCACATAGCCGGAAGCTTGGGTGCGGGCAGCGATGAGAGCACGTGGGTTCTGACCGCATATCTGGTCTCGAACGGCATCGTGCTGCCTTTGGCAGGCTGGCTGTCGGGGCTGATCGGGCGCAAGCGGTTCTTCATAGGTTCGGTGCTTGCGTTCTGCGCGCTGTCGCTCGCCTGCGGGCTTGCCACTTCGCTACCGATGCTGGTCGTCTTCCGGCTGGTGCAGGGGATTGCAGGAGGCGGGTTGCAGCCTTCGCAGCAAGCGATCCTGGTAGATACCTTCCCGCCCGAACGACGAGCTTTCGCGTTTACGCTTGCAGGAATTGCCACGATCATCGCGCCAATTCTCGGCCCAGCGCTTGGCGGGGTGATTACAGACAATATGAGCTGGCGCTGGGTATTCCTTATCAACGTGCCGGTAGGCGTTGGGGCTGCTTACCTGCTGTATCGTCTGCTTCCTGACAAACCTCCGACGCGCGATCCTGAGGCCCGTCGGATCGATATGATAGGGCTAGGTCTGGCGATCGTCGCCTTCGGGTGCCTTCAAGTCGTTCTCGACAAAGGCCAGCAAGAAGATTGGTTCACCAGCCCGTTCATCTTGTTCTTCGCCGGTCTTTCGATCTCGGCATTCATGGTTGGGATTTGGTGGCTCTTGGGCCAGCGCCGCCCGATTATCGACCTGTTCCTGTTTCGGGACCGCAATTTTGCGATTGGTTGCGTGCTCAACTTTGCGATGGGCGTGACAATCTTTGCCGGCGCGGTGCTGCTCCCGGCAATGCTTCAGCGCGATTTCAACTACACTGCGACCTGGTCGGGTTTCGTGCTCGCGCCGGCCGCGATCATGATCCTTATGCTGATGCCAGCCACTCGTACGCTCATGAGCGCGTTAAGCCCGCGGATTCTGATCCCCTTTGGCTTCGCGTTGACCGGCGCGGGGATGTACCTGTCCAGCTTCATCGACCCCAATCAGTCCTTCACCATGTTCGTTCTGTTCCGCTGCGCGCAGGCGTTGGGCGTGCTGTTCCTGATGGTGCCAATTTCGACGATCACATTCGCCGACATCCGTCCCAGAGACAGCGATAACGCGGCTTCGTTGGTCGCGTTGTCGCGCAATCTCGGCGGGTCGGTCGGGATCAGCCTGGTTACTGCCTATGCCGACCGGCTTTCGCAGGCGCACCAATCGGCGCTGGCGGCGCACCTCGCGCCCGGCAGCTTCGGATACGAGGCGCTGCGCGAGCTTTATGGACGGACGATGACTAGCGATACGGTCTCAGCCAAACTTTACGCGGAGCTGCTGCGTCAATCGTCGATCCTCGCCTACCTCACAATTTACCAATGGCTCGCGGTGCTGCTGCTGATGTGCCTTCCTCTGGCACTCGCCTTGCGAAAACCGCGAAATATTGGTGCGATATCAGGAGCACGACATTGA
- a CDS encoding efflux transporter outer membrane subunit — protein MIPWRTQSNEGLRAVIGITSPLFLAGCMVGPDYAALPPPAPPAFVGEPSRPSPLAEAEVPAEWWRTLGDAMLDELVEEALAANLDIATALARIDEARASRTAVAAGLLPQITGSGSVGESSVSRNTPNGAFLPQRTNPSFNLGANVAWETDLFGGLRRSVEAADARIGGAQASADAVRLATASEVARQYVALRGIQTRLAVADDNIAAARALRDVAREKRIGGIGTALDETRAAAQLELARAAAPPLRTAARTLMHGLAVLTAQPPTALMARLETAIPIPQPPLVVAAGLPASVLLRRPDMRVAERTYAAAVANIGVAKVEALPRLTLTGSGGGSSTALSNLLAAPSLVWQALGTLAGPIFDGGRAKSNIVAARARAEQARLTYQQTALVALREVEDALVALQNDRALLETLTAQAEQTSEAVRLTRIAYRGGIADFTTVLDAERTDAQAKDQLANAKAVAASDLIALYRVLGGGAPMGGVNSDPASRRANAFIKPLSENSVTPRQSVQHEANRE, from the coding sequence TTGATCCCCTGGCGCACGCAATCCAATGAAGGCCTGCGCGCCGTCATCGGAATAACATCGCCCCTGTTTCTAGCGGGTTGCATGGTCGGGCCGGACTATGCCGCGCTCCCCCCGCCTGCTCCCCCCGCCTTTGTCGGGGAGCCGTCCAGGCCATCACCGCTGGCCGAAGCTGAAGTGCCAGCCGAATGGTGGCGCACGCTTGGCGACGCGATGCTGGACGAACTGGTCGAAGAGGCGCTTGCGGCAAATCTCGACATCGCGACCGCGCTGGCACGGATCGACGAGGCACGCGCTAGCCGCACCGCCGTTGCGGCGGGGTTGCTGCCTCAAATCACCGGCTCGGGGAGCGTGGGTGAGAGCAGCGTCAGCCGGAATACCCCGAACGGTGCATTTCTGCCGCAACGGACCAATCCGAGCTTCAATCTCGGGGCCAATGTTGCCTGGGAGACCGACCTGTTTGGGGGCCTGCGCCGCTCGGTCGAAGCGGCCGATGCGCGGATCGGCGGAGCCCAAGCATCCGCGGACGCCGTTCGGCTCGCCACCGCCAGCGAGGTGGCCCGGCAGTATGTCGCCCTACGCGGGATCCAGACGCGGCTTGCAGTCGCGGACGACAACATTGCCGCCGCCCGTGCGTTACGCGATGTGGCGCGCGAAAAGCGGATCGGCGGGATCGGCACCGCGCTCGACGAAACCCGCGCCGCTGCGCAGCTCGAACTGGCACGCGCCGCGGCGCCGCCCTTGCGGACGGCCGCGCGCACGCTGATGCATGGGCTGGCGGTGCTCACCGCGCAGCCGCCGACGGCACTGATGGCACGGCTTGAGACCGCCATACCAATTCCGCAGCCTCCGCTGGTCGTCGCGGCGGGGTTGCCGGCATCGGTACTGCTGCGTCGGCCCGACATGCGGGTCGCCGAACGCACCTATGCCGCTGCGGTCGCCAACATCGGGGTCGCCAAAGTCGAGGCGCTGCCCCGCCTGACGCTCACTGGAAGTGGTGGCGGTTCGAGCACGGCACTCAGCAATTTGCTCGCCGCACCCAGCCTTGTCTGGCAGGCGCTCGGCACGCTGGCGGGGCCGATCTTTGATGGTGGCCGTGCCAAAAGTAATATTGTGGCGGCGCGCGCCCGCGCAGAGCAGGCACGGCTCACCTATCAGCAGACCGCATTGGTTGCGTTGCGCGAGGTCGAGGACGCGCTGGTCGCGCTGCAAAACGATCGCGCGCTGCTCGAAACTCTGACCGCACAGGCCGAACAGACCTCGGAGGCGGTGCGCCTGACACGGATCGCCTATCGCGGCGGCATCGCCGATTTCACGACCGTCCTTGATGCCGAGCGCACCGACGCTCAGGCCAAGGATCAATTGGCGAATGCGAAAGCGGTCGCGGCCAGCGATCTCATCGCGTTGTACCGTGTGTTGGGGGGCGGAGCTCCGATGGGCGGCGTCAATTCCGATCCCGCCAGTCGCAGGGCCAACGCATTCATCAAGCCATTGTCTGAGAATAGCGTCACTCCGCGGCAGTCCGTTCAGCATGAAGCTAATCGCGAGTGA